A window of the Cannabis sativa cultivar Pink pepper isolate KNU-18-1 chromosome X, ASM2916894v1, whole genome shotgun sequence genome harbors these coding sequences:
- the LOC115705729 gene encoding uncharacterized protein LOC115705729 isoform X2: MNMRVDCSMRASLVSFSPIITTTSSSHSRTRRPPSLSLGSSSFSFWGYPFPRILQNNFHVHHARKKRSEPPQPEPVLSPTIVEEVSLDDDEEDLLFDDFENDIIDDDEDYGEDEYESDDAETYVGDGGAGGGISLAGTWWDKKALEIAEEVSLSFDGELKIYAFKTLLNSTIRVRIETLANKSGSPTMEDIEAFTTTYRARLDEAELAKSIPENVSLEVSSPGVERVVRIPQDLDRFKDRAMYVKYYASEITPSPSGSSSSESDGVFRLVSFDMETKCCTWGIADVRINREKTGKGRPLNKKQREWRLETPFDSLCLVRLYSEL, translated from the exons atgaatatgCGCGTAGATTGTAGCATGAGAGCTTCTTTGGTTTCATTTTCACCAATCATAACCACAACTTCCTCTTCCCACTCGAGGACTAGGAGACCACCTTCTCTCTCACTGGGCAGCTCTTCTTTCTCATTCTGGGGATACCCTTTTCCTCGTATACTCCAAAACAACTTCCATGTCCACCATGCCCGCAAAAAACGCTCGGAGCCCCCGCAACCAGAACCGGTGCTCAGCCCAACTATAGTCGAAGAAGTTTCACTGGACGATGATGAAGAAGACCTTCTCTTTGACGATTTCGAAAATG ATATTATAGATGATGATGAGGATTATGGTGAAGATGAGTATGAGTCGGATGATGCTGAAACCTAT GTTGGAGATGGAGGTGCAGGGGGTGGAATTTCTCTTGCAGGAACATGGTGGGATAAAAAGGCATTAGAGATTGCTGAAGAAGTTTCTCTTTCCTTCGATGGTGAACTGAAAATATATGCCTTCAAGACATTGTTAAATTCTACCATTCGAGTGCGCATTGAGACACTTGCAAATAA ATCTGGTTCCCCCACTATGGAAGACATAGAAGCTTTTACCACAACATATCGAGCACGGTTAGATGAAGCAGAGCTGGCTAAATCAATACCTGAGAATGTGTCTTTAGAG GTGTCATCGCCGGGTGTTGAAAGGGTAGTTCGGATTCCACAAGACCTTGACCGGTTCAAAGATCGAGCTATGTACGTGAAGTACTATGCGAGTGAGATAACTCCATCTCCATCTGGTTCGTCATCCTCAGAAAGTGATGGTGTTTTTAGGCTTGTTTCATTTGATATGGAGACAAAGTGTTGCACATGGGGCATAGCAGATGTGAGAATAAATAGAGAGAAAACAGGTAAAGGGAGACCACTCAATAAAAAACAAAGAGAATGGCGTTTGGAGACACCCTTTGATTCCCTGTGTTTGGTCCGGTTGTATTCTGAACTTTGA
- the LOC115705729 gene encoding uncharacterized protein LOC115705729 isoform X1, whose translation MNMRVDCSMRASLVSFSPIITTTSSSHSRTRRPPSLSLGSSSFSFWGYPFPRILQNNFHVHHARKKRSEPPQPEPVLSPTIVEEVSLDDDEEDLLFDDFENEDIIDDDEDYGEDEYESDDAETYVGDGGAGGGISLAGTWWDKKALEIAEEVSLSFDGELKIYAFKTLLNSTIRVRIETLANKSGSPTMEDIEAFTTTYRARLDEAELAKSIPENVSLEVSSPGVERVVRIPQDLDRFKDRAMYVKYYASEITPSPSGSSSSESDGVFRLVSFDMETKCCTWGIADVRINREKTGKGRPLNKKQREWRLETPFDSLCLVRLYSEL comes from the exons atgaatatgCGCGTAGATTGTAGCATGAGAGCTTCTTTGGTTTCATTTTCACCAATCATAACCACAACTTCCTCTTCCCACTCGAGGACTAGGAGACCACCTTCTCTCTCACTGGGCAGCTCTTCTTTCTCATTCTGGGGATACCCTTTTCCTCGTATACTCCAAAACAACTTCCATGTCCACCATGCCCGCAAAAAACGCTCGGAGCCCCCGCAACCAGAACCGGTGCTCAGCCCAACTATAGTCGAAGAAGTTTCACTGGACGATGATGAAGAAGACCTTCTCTTTGACGATTTCGAAAATG AAGATATTATAGATGATGATGAGGATTATGGTGAAGATGAGTATGAGTCGGATGATGCTGAAACCTAT GTTGGAGATGGAGGTGCAGGGGGTGGAATTTCTCTTGCAGGAACATGGTGGGATAAAAAGGCATTAGAGATTGCTGAAGAAGTTTCTCTTTCCTTCGATGGTGAACTGAAAATATATGCCTTCAAGACATTGTTAAATTCTACCATTCGAGTGCGCATTGAGACACTTGCAAATAA ATCTGGTTCCCCCACTATGGAAGACATAGAAGCTTTTACCACAACATATCGAGCACGGTTAGATGAAGCAGAGCTGGCTAAATCAATACCTGAGAATGTGTCTTTAGAG GTGTCATCGCCGGGTGTTGAAAGGGTAGTTCGGATTCCACAAGACCTTGACCGGTTCAAAGATCGAGCTATGTACGTGAAGTACTATGCGAGTGAGATAACTCCATCTCCATCTGGTTCGTCATCCTCAGAAAGTGATGGTGTTTTTAGGCTTGTTTCATTTGATATGGAGACAAAGTGTTGCACATGGGGCATAGCAGATGTGAGAATAAATAGAGAGAAAACAGGTAAAGGGAGACCACTCAATAAAAAACAAAGAGAATGGCGTTTGGAGACACCCTTTGATTCCCTGTGTTTGGTCCGGTTGTATTCTGAACTTTGA